A region from the Citrobacter koseri ATCC BAA-895 genome encodes:
- the ubiE gene encoding bifunctional demethylmenaquinone methyltransferase/2-methoxy-6-polyprenyl-1,4-benzoquinol methylase UbiE, producing the protein MVEDSQETTHFGFQTVAKEQKADMVAHVFHSVASKYDVMNDLMSFGIHRLWKRFTIDCSGVRRGQTVLDLAGGTGDLTAKFSRLVGETGNVILADINDSMLKMGREKLRNIGVIGNVKYVQANAEALPFPDNTFDCITISFGLRNVTEKEKALRSMYRVLKPGGRLLVLEFSKPIIEPLSKAYDAYSFHILPRIGSVVANDADSYRYLAESIRMHPDQDTLKAMMQDAGFESVDYYNLTAGVVALHRGYKF; encoded by the coding sequence ATGGTGGAAGATTCACAAGAAACGACGCACTTTGGCTTTCAGACCGTCGCTAAAGAGCAGAAAGCTGACATGGTGGCCCACGTTTTTCATTCTGTGGCGTCAAAGTACGATGTCATGAATGACTTGATGTCATTTGGCATTCACCGCTTGTGGAAGCGCTTCACCATCGACTGTAGCGGCGTACGTCGTGGTCAGACCGTTCTTGACCTGGCGGGCGGTACAGGCGACCTGACAGCCAAATTCTCGCGTCTGGTTGGCGAAACCGGCAACGTTATCCTGGCGGATATCAATGACTCGATGCTCAAAATGGGCCGCGAGAAGCTGCGTAACATTGGCGTGATTGGCAATGTTAAGTACGTGCAGGCCAACGCCGAAGCGCTACCTTTCCCGGATAACACATTCGATTGCATCACCATTTCGTTTGGTCTGCGTAATGTGACGGAAAAAGAGAAAGCGCTGCGCTCCATGTACCGTGTACTGAAACCGGGCGGGCGTTTGCTGGTACTTGAGTTTTCTAAACCAATTATCGAGCCGCTGAGCAAAGCGTATGACGCATATTCATTCCACATTTTGCCGCGTATTGGCTCAGTCGTGGCGAATGATGCGGACAGTTACCGCTATCTGGCGGAATCTATCCGTATGCATCCGGATCAGGACACCTTAAAAGCGATGATGCAGGACGCCGGGTTTGAAAGCGTCGATTACTACAACCTGACGGCGGGCGTTGTTGCGCTGCATCGTGGCTATAAGTTCTGA
- the ubiJ gene encoding ubiquinone biosynthesis protein UbiJ: MPFTPFVTAGIENLLNTFLYRSPALKSARARLQDKVLRVELKGFSTPLVLVFSERQVDVLGAWEGEADCTVITHASVLPELRDRQRLTALIRSGELEVQGDIQVVQNFVALADLAEFDPAELLAPYTGDIAAEGISKVLRGGAKFLRHNIQRQQRYIAEAMTEEWRMAPGPLEVAWFAEETAAVERAVDALTKRLEKLEAK; encoded by the coding sequence ATGCCTTTTACACCCTTCGTGACCGCAGGAATCGAAAATCTGCTCAATACCTTTCTGTACCGTTCACCGGCGCTGAAATCCGCCAGAGCGCGTTTGCAGGACAAGGTGCTGCGTGTGGAGCTCAAAGGATTTTCGACGCCGCTCGTATTGGTGTTCAGTGAACGCCAGGTCGATGTGCTGGGGGCATGGGAAGGCGAGGCTGATTGCACGGTCATCACACATGCCAGCGTGTTGCCTGAATTGCGCGATCGCCAGCGGCTTACCGCGCTTATTCGCAGCGGCGAGCTGGAGGTTCAGGGCGATATTCAGGTGGTACAGAATTTTGTGGCGCTGGCCGATCTGGCGGAATTCGATCCCGCAGAGCTTTTAGCGCCTTATACCGGCGATATCGCGGCGGAAGGGATCAGCAAAGTCCTGCGTGGCGGCGCTAAGTTTTTACGTCATAACATTCAGCGTCAGCAGCGTTATATCGCTGAGGCGATGACTGAAGAGTGGCGTATGGCGCCTGGGCCGCTGGAAGTGGCATGGTTTGCAGAAGAAACGGCAGCCGTTGAGCGTGCAGTAGACGCGCTGACTAAACGGCTGGAAAAACTGGAGGCCAAATGA
- the ubiB gene encoding ubiquinone biosynthesis regulatory protein kinase UbiB, which yields MTPGEVRRLYFIIRTFLSYGLDELIPKMRITLPLRLWRYSLFWMPNRHKDKPLGERLRLALQELGPVWIKFGQMLSTRRDLFPPQIADQLALLQDKVAPFDGALAKAQIEEAMGGLPVEEWFDDFDIQPLASASIAQVHTARLKSNGKEVVIKVIRPDILPVIKADLKLIYRLARWVPRLLPDGRRLRPTEVVREYEKTLIDELNLLRESANAIQLRRNFENSPMLYVPEVYSDYCSQDMMVMERIYGIPVSDVATLEKNGTNMKLLAERGVQVFFTQVFRDSFFHADMHPGNIFVSYEHPENPKYIGIDCGIVGSLNKEDKRYLAENFIAFFNRDYRKVAELHVDSGWVPPDTNVEEFEFAIRTVCEPIFEKPLAEISFGHVLLNLFNTARRFNMEVQPQLVLLQKTLLYVEGVGRQLYPQLDLWKTAKPFLESWIKDQVGIPALTRALKEKAPFWVEKMPEIPELVYDSLRQGKYLQHSVDKIARELQENHVRQGQSRYLLGIGATLLLSGTFLLVSRPEWGLMPCWLMAGGLVAWLIGWRKTR from the coding sequence ATGACGCCAGGTGAAGTACGGCGCCTTTATTTCATCATTCGCACCTTTTTAAGTTACGGCCTTGATGAGCTGATCCCCAAAATGCGTATCACGCTGCCGCTTCGGTTATGGCGTTACTCATTATTCTGGATGCCGAACCGGCATAAAGACAAACCGCTGGGTGAACGATTAAGGCTGGCTTTGCAGGAGCTGGGGCCGGTGTGGATCAAATTTGGTCAAATGCTTTCCACCCGTCGTGACCTTTTCCCGCCTCAGATTGCCGATCAGCTTGCGCTATTGCAGGATAAAGTCGCCCCTTTTGATGGCGCGCTGGCGAAAGCACAAATTGAAGAAGCAATGGGTGGCCTGCCTGTTGAAGAGTGGTTTGATGACTTTGACATCCAGCCATTAGCCTCTGCGTCGATTGCCCAGGTACATACCGCGCGGCTGAAGTCGAACGGTAAAGAGGTGGTGATTAAGGTTATCCGCCCGGATATTCTGCCGGTTATTAAAGCCGATTTAAAACTGATCTACCGTCTTGCCCGTTGGGTGCCGCGCCTGCTGCCGGATGGACGACGCCTTCGCCCGACCGAAGTCGTTCGCGAGTATGAAAAAACGCTGATCGATGAGCTGAATTTGCTGCGTGAATCGGCAAACGCCATCCAGCTACGGCGTAATTTCGAAAACAGCCCCATGCTGTATGTTCCCGAAGTCTATTCCGACTACTGTAGTCAGGACATGATGGTCATGGAGCGGATTTACGGCATTCCCGTTTCGGATGTGGCGACGCTGGAAAAGAACGGCACCAACATGAAGCTGCTGGCTGAGCGTGGCGTACAGGTCTTCTTTACCCAGGTGTTCCGCGACAGTTTTTTCCATGCGGATATGCACCCTGGCAATATCTTCGTCAGCTATGAGCATCCTGAAAATCCGAAATACATTGGGATTGATTGCGGCATTGTGGGGTCGCTGAACAAAGAGGATAAACGCTATCTGGCGGAGAATTTCATCGCGTTTTTTAACCGTGACTACCGCAAAGTAGCGGAACTGCATGTGGATTCAGGGTGGGTGCCACCGGATACCAATGTTGAAGAGTTTGAGTTTGCTATCCGCACCGTGTGCGAGCCTATTTTCGAAAAACCGCTGGCGGAAATCTCGTTTGGTCACGTTTTATTAAACCTTTTCAATACGGCGCGTCGATTTAACATGGAAGTCCAGCCACAGCTGGTATTGTTACAAAAGACATTGCTGTATGTTGAAGGGGTTGGACGCCAGCTCTATCCACAGTTGGATCTGTGGAAAACGGCGAAGCCGTTTCTTGAATCCTGGATTAAAGATCAGGTTGGCATTCCTGCGCTCACCAGAGCACTTAAGGAAAAAGCGCCGTTCTGGGTCGAAAAAATGCCAGAAATACCTGAACTGGTGTATGACAGTTTGCGCCAGGGCAAATATTTACAGCACAGTGTTGATAAGATTGCGCGCGAGCTTCAGGAGAATCATGTGCGTCAGGGACAATCCCGCTATTTACTGGGCATTGGCGCGACGTTGTTGTTAAGTGGGACATTCCTGCTTGTCAGCCGCCCGGAATGGGGGCTGATGCCTTGCTGGTTAATGGCCGGAGGCCTGGTCGCCTGGCTGATTGGCTGGCGTAAAACTCGCTGA
- the tatA gene encoding Sec-independent protein translocase subunit TatA, with protein MGGISIWQLLIIAVIVVLLFGTKKLGSIGSDLGASIKGFKKAMSDDDAKQDKTSQDADFTAKSIADKQGEAQGEAKKEDAKSHDKEQV; from the coding sequence ATGGGTGGTATCAGTATTTGGCAGTTGTTGATCATTGCCGTCATCGTTGTACTGCTATTTGGCACCAAAAAGCTCGGCTCCATCGGTTCCGATCTTGGCGCGTCCATTAAAGGCTTCAAAAAAGCGATGAGCGATGATGATGCGAAGCAGGATAAAACCAGTCAGGACGCTGATTTTACCGCTAAATCTATCGCTGATAAGCAAGGTGAAGCGCAAGGCGAAGCGAAGAAAGAAGACGCCAAAAGTCACGATAAAGAGCAGGTATAA
- the tatB gene encoding Sec-independent protein translocase protein TatB produces MFDIGFSELLLVFVIGLIVLGPQRLPVAVKTVAGWVRALRSLATTVQNELTQELKLQEFQDSLKKVEKASLQNLTPELKASMDELRQAAESMKRSYSANDPEKASDEAHTIHNPVVKDNEAQHEGVTPAAAETQANSPEQTPETADAGQPEQTEAASVNEMDAEKKSAATVVESSPSSSDKS; encoded by the coding sequence GTGTTTGACATCGGTTTTAGCGAACTGCTGTTGGTGTTCGTGATCGGCCTCATCGTTCTGGGGCCTCAACGATTGCCGGTAGCGGTAAAAACGGTAGCGGGCTGGGTACGCGCGTTGCGATCCCTTGCGACCACGGTGCAGAATGAACTGACCCAGGAGCTGAAGCTCCAGGAGTTTCAGGACAGTCTGAAGAAGGTCGAAAAAGCGAGCCTCCAGAACCTGACTCCAGAACTGAAAGCCTCGATGGATGAACTTCGTCAGGCCGCGGAGTCGATGAAGCGTTCCTACAGCGCCAACGATCCTGAAAAAGCGAGCGATGAAGCGCATACCATCCATAATCCGGTGGTGAAGGATAACGAAGCGCAGCATGAAGGGGTTACACCTGCCGCCGCTGAAACCCAGGCCAATTCTCCTGAGCAAACACCGGAAACGGCTGATGCCGGGCAGCCTGAACAGACGGAAGCCGCTTCCGTAAACGAGATGGACGCAGAAAAGAAATCCGCCGCGACTGTTGTCGAATCCTCCCCCTCGTCGAGTGATAAATCGTAA
- the tatC gene encoding Sec-independent protein translocase subunit TatC: MAVDDTQPLITHLIELRKRLLNCIIAVIVIFLALVYFANDIYHMVAAPLIEQMPQGATMIATDVASPFFTPIKLTFMVSLILSAPVILYQVWAFIAPALYKHERRLVVPLLVSSSLLFYIGMAFAYFVVFPLAFGFLANTAPQGVQVSTDIASYLSFVMALFMAFGVSFEVPVAIVLLCWMGVTTPEDLRKKRPYVVVGAFVVGMLLTPPDVFSQTLLAIPMYCLFEVGVFFSRFYVGKRRPREEDDEAETEQAGKTEE; the protein is encoded by the coding sequence ATGGCTGTAGATGATACCCAACCTCTTATTACGCATCTGATTGAACTGCGTAAGCGTCTGTTGAACTGCATTATTGCGGTTATTGTGATTTTTCTGGCGTTGGTCTATTTCGCCAATGACATTTATCACATGGTTGCCGCGCCGCTGATCGAACAGATGCCGCAGGGTGCGACGATGATCGCCACCGACGTGGCCTCGCCGTTTTTCACCCCTATCAAACTGACTTTCATGGTGTCGCTGATCCTGTCTGCGCCCGTGATTTTGTACCAGGTATGGGCGTTTATTGCCCCTGCGCTGTATAAGCATGAACGTCGTCTTGTCGTGCCGCTGCTGGTGTCCAGCTCGCTGCTGTTCTATATCGGTATGGCGTTCGCCTACTTTGTGGTCTTCCCGCTCGCGTTTGGTTTCCTTGCCAATACCGCGCCGCAGGGCGTACAGGTTTCTACCGATATCGCCAGTTACCTCAGCTTTGTGATGGCGTTATTTATGGCATTCGGCGTCTCTTTCGAGGTGCCCGTCGCGATTGTCCTGCTCTGCTGGATGGGGGTAACTACCCCTGAGGACTTGCGTAAGAAGCGTCCTTACGTCGTGGTTGGCGCGTTTGTCGTGGGGATGCTGCTGACGCCGCCAGATGTCTTCTCACAAACATTGCTGGCGATACCGATGTACTGCCTGTTTGAGGTTGGCGTGTTCTTCTCTCGCTTCTATGTCGGTAAACGACGTCCACGAGAAGAAGATGACGAGGCCGAGACTGAGCAGGCCGGGAAAACTGAAGAATAA
- the tatD gene encoding 3'-5' ssDNA/RNA exonuclease TatD, translated as MFDIGVNLTSSQFVKDRDDVVTRALAAGVSGMLLTGTNLHESQQAQKLAQRYACCWSTAGVHPHDSSQWQSETEDAIVALARQPDVVAIGECGLDFNRNFSTPQEQERAFQAQLRIAAELQMPVFMHCRDAHARFLALLEPWLDKLPGAVLHCFTGTREEMQECIDRGLYIGITGWVCDERRGLELRELLPFIPAEKLLIETDAPYLLPRDLTPKPASRRNEPAHLAHILARVAHWRGEDPQWLAATTDANVKTLFGIAF; from the coding sequence ATGTTTGATATCGGCGTTAATTTAACCAGTTCGCAATTTGTGAAAGATCGCGATGACGTGGTGACGCGCGCGCTGGCGGCCGGGGTGTCGGGTATGCTTCTGACCGGAACCAATCTGCACGAAAGCCAGCAGGCGCAAAAACTGGCGCAGCGTTATGCCTGCTGCTGGTCGACGGCTGGCGTACATCCGCATGACAGCAGTCAGTGGCAATCAGAAACTGAAGACGCGATCGTCGCTCTGGCAAGACAGCCGGATGTGGTGGCGATTGGCGAATGTGGTCTGGACTTCAATCGTAATTTTTCCACGCCGCAAGAACAGGAACGTGCATTCCAGGCGCAGTTGCGCATTGCCGCTGAGTTGCAGATGCCCGTTTTTATGCACTGTCGGGATGCGCATGCGCGTTTTCTGGCGCTGCTTGAGCCGTGGCTGGATAAACTCCCGGGCGCGGTGTTGCATTGCTTTACCGGTACGCGTGAGGAGATGCAGGAGTGCATAGACAGAGGGCTTTATATCGGTATCACGGGTTGGGTCTGCGATGAACGTCGCGGTCTTGAATTGCGTGAGTTGCTGCCCTTCATCCCTGCGGAAAAACTGTTGATTGAGACCGACGCCCCCTACCTGTTGCCGCGCGATCTCACGCCTAAACCGGCTTCGCGGCGTAACGAACCGGCGCATCTGGCGCACATTCTTGCGCGCGTTGCCCACTGGCGCGGGGAAGACCCGCAATGGCTGGCGGCCACAACGGATGCCAATGTCAAAACGCTGTTTGGGATTGCCTTCTAA
- the rfaH gene encoding transcription/translation regulatory transformer protein RfaH — translation MQSWYLLYCKRGQLQRAQEHLERQAVNCLTPMITLEKMVRGKRTAVSEPLFPNYLFVEFDPEVIHTTTINATRGVSHFVRFGAHPATVPSNVIHQLSVYKPEGVVDPETPYPGDSVIITEGAFEGLKAIFTEPDGEARSMLLLNLLNKEVKQSVKNTAFRKV, via the coding sequence ATGCAATCCTGGTATTTACTGTACTGCAAGCGCGGGCAACTTCAGCGTGCCCAGGAACACCTCGAAAGACAGGCGGTAAATTGCCTGACGCCGATGATCACGCTGGAAAAAATGGTGCGCGGCAAACGTACCGCCGTTAGCGAACCGCTCTTTCCTAACTATCTGTTTGTTGAATTCGACCCGGAAGTGATTCATACCACCACGATCAACGCCACACGCGGCGTCAGCCACTTCGTGCGGTTTGGCGCACACCCTGCCACCGTTCCGTCCAACGTGATTCATCAGCTTTCTGTCTACAAACCAGAAGGCGTTGTTGATCCCGAAACGCCCTACCCAGGGGACAGCGTGATTATCACTGAAGGCGCATTTGAAGGTCTGAAGGCGATTTTTACCGAACCGGATGGCGAAGCGCGCTCCATGCTGCTGCTTAACCTGCTAAATAAAGAGGTGAAGCAGAGCGTGAAAAACACCGCGTTTCGTAAAGTTTAA
- the ubiD gene encoding 4-hydroxy-3-polyprenylbenzoate decarboxylase: protein MKYHDLRDFLTLLEQQGELKRITLAVDPHLEMTEIADRTLRAGGPALLFENPKGYAMPVLCNLFGTPRRVAMGMGQEDVTALREVGKLLAFLKEPEPPKGFRDLFDKLPQFKQVLNMPTKRLRGAPCQQKVFSGDDVDLQRIPIMTCWPEDAAPLITWGLTVTRGPHKERQNLGIYRQQLIGKNKLIMRWLSHRGGALDFQEWCAAHPGERFPIAVALGADPATILGAVTPVPDTLSEYAFAGLLRGTKTEVVKCLSSDLEVPASAEIVLEGYIEPGEMAAEGPYGDHTGYYNEVDNFPVFTVTHITQREDAIYHSTYTGRPPDEPAVLGVALNEVFVPILQKQFPEIVDFYLPPEGCSYRLAVVTMKKQYAGHAKRVMMGVWSFLRQFMYTKFVIVCDDDVNARDWNDVIWAITTRMDPARDTVLVENTPIDYLDFASPISGLGSKMGLDATNKWPGETQREWGRPIKKDPEVTARIDAIWDELAIFNDGKGA, encoded by the coding sequence ATGAAATATCACGACTTACGCGACTTCCTGACGCTGCTGGAACAGCAGGGTGAACTCAAACGCATTACGCTTGCGGTAGATCCTCATCTGGAAATGACTGAAATTGCTGACCGTACGCTGCGTGCGGGCGGGCCAGCTCTGTTGTTTGAAAATCCCAAAGGCTATGCGATGCCGGTGTTGTGCAACCTGTTTGGCACGCCCAGACGCGTCGCAATGGGTATGGGCCAGGAAGATGTCACCGCGTTGCGCGAAGTCGGCAAGCTGCTGGCGTTTCTGAAAGAGCCGGAGCCGCCGAAAGGGTTCCGTGACCTGTTTGATAAGCTGCCGCAGTTTAAGCAAGTGCTGAACATGCCGACCAAACGACTACGCGGCGCGCCGTGCCAGCAGAAAGTGTTCTCTGGCGACGACGTTGATTTACAGCGTATTCCCATCATGACCTGCTGGCCGGAAGATGCCGCGCCGCTTATTACCTGGGGGCTGACCGTGACGCGTGGCCCTCACAAAGAGCGGCAAAATCTGGGGATCTACCGTCAGCAACTGATCGGCAAAAACAAGTTGATCATGCGTTGGTTGTCGCATCGTGGCGGCGCGCTGGATTTCCAGGAGTGGTGCGCGGCGCATCCTGGCGAGCGTTTCCCGATTGCCGTGGCGCTGGGCGCCGATCCGGCCACCATTCTCGGCGCAGTGACCCCCGTACCGGATACACTGTCGGAATACGCGTTTGCAGGGCTGCTGCGTGGCACAAAGACGGAAGTGGTTAAATGTCTCTCCAGCGATCTTGAAGTACCTGCAAGTGCGGAAATCGTCCTGGAAGGTTATATTGAACCGGGCGAAATGGCGGCGGAAGGGCCGTATGGCGACCACACCGGTTATTACAATGAAGTGGATAACTTCCCGGTTTTCACCGTTACGCACATCACGCAGCGTGAAGACGCCATTTATCACTCAACTTATACCGGCCGACCGCCTGATGAACCTGCTGTGCTCGGTGTGGCGTTGAATGAAGTCTTCGTCCCGATTTTGCAAAAGCAGTTCCCGGAAATTGTTGATTTCTATCTTCCGCCGGAAGGGTGTTCTTATCGACTGGCCGTTGTAACGATGAAAAAGCAGTACGCGGGTCATGCGAAACGCGTCATGATGGGCGTTTGGTCATTTTTACGCCAGTTTATGTATACCAAATTTGTTATCGTCTGCGATGACGACGTCAACGCACGCGACTGGAATGATGTGATTTGGGCGATCACCACCCGTATGGACCCGGCGCGGGATACGGTTCTGGTAGAAAACACCCCCATTGATTATCTGGATTTTGCCTCGCCGATCTCCGGGCTAGGTTCAAAAATGGGACTGGATGCCACAAACAAATGGCCGGGCGAAACCCAACGTGAGTGGGGGCGCCCTATCAAGAAAGATCCTGAAGTGACTGCGCGTATTGACGCGATTTGGGATGAGTTGGCCATCTTTAACGACGGTAAAGGCGCCTGA
- the fre gene encoding NAD(P)H-flavin reductase, with protein sequence MTTLSCKVTSVEAITDTVYRVRLVPDAAFSFRAGQYLMVVMDERDKRPFSMASTPDEHGFIELHIGASELNLYAMAVMDRILKDREIVVDIPHGEAWLRDDEERPLILIAGGTGFSYVRSILLTALARNPNRDVTIYWGGREEKHLYDLAELEALSVQHPNLRVEPVVEQPEEGWRGRTGTVLTAVLQDHGTLAGHDIYIAGRFEMAKIARDLFCNERNAREDRLFGDAFAFI encoded by the coding sequence ATGACAACCTTAAGCTGTAAAGTGACCTCGGTAGAAGCTATCACCGATACCGTATATCGCGTTCGTTTAGTGCCAGACGCGGCGTTTTCCTTTCGCGCTGGTCAGTATCTGATGGTCGTAATGGATGAGAGGGATAAGCGTCCGTTCTCTATGGCCTCCACGCCGGATGAGCACGGATTCATTGAGCTGCACATTGGCGCTTCGGAGCTTAATCTGTATGCGATGGCGGTGATGGATCGCATTCTGAAAGACAGAGAAATTGTCGTCGATATTCCGCATGGCGAAGCCTGGCTGCGTGATGATGAAGAACGCCCGCTGATTCTGATTGCGGGGGGAACGGGTTTCTCCTATGTCCGTTCAATTTTGCTGACGGCGCTTGCGCGTAATCCGAATCGCGATGTGACGATCTACTGGGGCGGACGTGAAGAGAAGCATCTCTACGATCTCGCTGAGCTGGAGGCGCTTTCGGTTCAACACCCGAATCTGCGCGTTGAGCCGGTGGTTGAGCAACCGGAAGAAGGCTGGCGTGGCCGCACGGGCACGGTATTAACTGCGGTATTGCAGGATCACGGTACGCTGGCGGGGCATGATATCTACATTGCCGGTCGTTTTGAGATGGCGAAAATCGCTCGTGACCTGTTCTGCAATGAGCGTAACGCGCGGGAAGATCGCCTGTTTGGCGATGCGTTTGCCTTTATCTAA
- the fadA gene encoding acetyl-CoA C-acyltransferase FadA, producing the protein MEQVVIVDAIRTPMGRSKGGAFRNVRAEDLSAHLMRSLLARNPALEATAIDDIYWGCVQQTLEQGFNIARNAALLAEIPHSVPAVTVNRLCGSSMQALHDAARMIMTGDAQTCLIGGVEHMGHVPMSHGVDFHPGLSRNVAKAAGMMGLTAEMLSRMHGISREMQDAFAARSHARAWAATQSGAFKNEIIPTGGHDADGVLKQFSYDEVIRPETTVEALSTLRPAFDPVSGTVTAGTSSALSDGAAAMLVMSESRARELGLQPRARIRSMAVVGCDPSIMGYGPVPASKLALKKAGLAASDIDLFEMNEAFAAQILPCIKDLGLMEQIDEKINLNGGAIALGHPLGCSGARISTTLLNLMERKDAQFGLATMCIGLGQGIATVFERVQS; encoded by the coding sequence ATGGAACAGGTTGTCATTGTCGATGCAATTCGCACCCCGATGGGCCGTTCAAAGGGCGGCGCATTTCGTAACGTGCGGGCAGAAGATCTCTCCGCACACTTAATGCGCAGTCTGCTGGCGCGTAATCCCGCGCTGGAAGCAACCGCTATCGACGACATTTACTGGGGCTGCGTGCAACAGACGCTGGAGCAGGGTTTTAACATCGCCCGCAACGCCGCGCTACTGGCTGAAATCCCCCACTCCGTTCCGGCGGTCACCGTTAACCGTCTGTGTGGTTCCTCCATGCAGGCGCTGCACGATGCCGCTCGGATGATCATGACCGGTGACGCGCAGACGTGCCTGATTGGCGGCGTGGAGCATATGGGCCATGTGCCAATGAGTCATGGCGTCGATTTCCATCCCGGCCTGAGCCGCAACGTAGCCAAAGCCGCCGGGATGATGGGGCTGACGGCAGAAATGCTTTCCCGTATGCACGGCATCAGCCGTGAAATGCAGGATGCGTTTGCCGCACGTTCACACGCCCGCGCCTGGGCAGCCACGCAGTCCGGCGCGTTTAAAAACGAGATCATCCCGACCGGCGGTCATGACGCCGACGGCGTGCTAAAGCAGTTTAGCTACGACGAAGTCATCCGCCCGGAGACCACCGTCGAAGCGCTGTCGACTCTGCGCCCCGCGTTTGATCCGGTCAGCGGCACCGTGACCGCAGGCACTTCTTCCGCCCTCTCCGATGGCGCAGCCGCCATGCTGGTAATGAGCGAAAGCCGTGCGCGTGAACTGGGTCTGCAACCACGCGCCCGCATTCGTTCAATGGCGGTTGTCGGTTGCGATCCCTCAATTATGGGTTACGGCCCGGTTCCGGCGTCAAAACTGGCGCTGAAAAAAGCAGGGCTTGCCGCCAGCGACATCGATTTGTTTGAAATGAACGAAGCGTTCGCCGCGCAGATCCTGCCGTGTATAAAAGATCTGGGACTGATGGAGCAGATTGACGAGAAGATCAACCTCAACGGCGGCGCGATCGCACTGGGCCACCCGCTGGGTTGTTCCGGGGCGCGCATCAGCACCACGCTGTTGAATCTGATGGAGCGCAAAGACGCCCAGTTTGGCCTGGCGACGATGTGTATCGGATTAGGTCAGGGTATCGCGACAGTATTTGAGCGAGTTCAATCATAG